In a genomic window of Gossypium arboreum isolate Shixiya-1 chromosome 7, ASM2569848v2, whole genome shotgun sequence:
- the LOC108468451 gene encoding F-box/LRR-repeat protein At1g67190-like isoform X1 yields the protein MEHLPVEVIGNILSRLGGARDVVIASVTCRKWREASRKHLHTLAFNSNDLPPYRDITPKQLEILITQTIFQTTGLQGLSILMDDVDEFSASTVIAWLMYTRETLRRLFYNVRTSPNVNILEICGRQKLETLALAHNSITGVEPNFQRFPCLKSLSLSHVSISALDLSLLLTACPKLESLELVNLEIAMSDAQVTVELSCPTLKSIYVEAISLDKFMLEADSIERLHLRDCALELFELIGIGTLKYFKIDDVSVIHLDIGETIDNLEVVDVSNFTIIWPKFYQMISRSSKLRKLRLWDVAFDDEDEVVDLETIAVCFPQLKHLALSYELRDGVMHYGLQGSSNLENVMVLELGWTVINDLFSHWVEELLKRCPNLRKMIIFGSVSEVKSHEECQILANFTSSIVQLMRKYMNVEVHFEFE from the coding sequence ATGGAGCACCTACCAGTTGAAGTCATTGGAAACATTTTGTCTCGGCTTGGAGGTGCCCGGGATGTCGTGATAGCCTCTGTAACATGTCGGAAATGGCGAGAAGCTTCTCGGAAACACCTTCACACCCTAGCATTTAACTCTAATGATTTGCCTCCTTATCGTGATATTACCCCTAAACAATTAGAGATCCTGATTACTCAAACAATATTCCAAACTACAGGATTGCAAGGCCTATCAATTTTGATGGATGATGTTGATGAGTTCTCGGCTTCTACTGTTATTGCGTGGCTCATGTATACAAGGGAAACCTTGCGCCGGTTGTTTTATAATGTACGGACTAGTCCGAATGTTAACATTCTTGAAATTTGTGGGAGGCAAAAGCTGGAAACATTGGCACTGGCCCACAATTCAATAACAGGGGTTGAACCTAATTTTCAGAGATTCCCTTGTTTGAAGTCTCTCTCTTTGAGTCATGTTAGTATTTCGGCTTTGGATTTGAGCCTTTTACTTACTGCATGTCCGAAACTTGAGAGCCTAGAACTTGTCAATCTGGAGATTGCAATGTCAGATGCACAAGTGACTGTAGAGTTGAGCTGCCCTACATTAAAGAGTATTTATGTCGAAGCAATTAGTTTGGATAAATTTATGCTGGAGGCTGACAGTATCGAGCGTTTGCACTTGAGGGATTGTGCCCTTGAACTTTTTGAACTGATTGGGATAGGCACTTTAAAATATTTCAAGATTGATGATGTTAGCGTGATACATCTTGACATTGGTGAGACTATCGATAATCTTGAGGTTGTTGATGTCAGTAACTTCACAATCATCTGGCCAAAGTTCTACCAGATGATTTCAAGATCTTCAAAATTGAGGAAGCTTCGGCTTTGGGATGTGGCCTTTGATGATGAAGATGAGGTTGTGGATTTGGAAACAATTGCTGTATGTTTTCCACAGTTGAAACATCTAGCATTAAGTTACGAATTGAGAGATGGTGTCATGCATTATGGTCTCCAAGGGTCTTCTAATTTGGAGAACGTGATGGTGCTGGAGCTTGGATGGACTGTAATTAATGATCTCTTCTCGCATTGGGTTGAGGAGCTGCTAAAACGGTGCCCAAATCTTAGAAAAATGATTATTTTTGGGTCTGTCTCTGAAGTCAAGTCGCATGAAGAATGCCAGATATTGGCCAATTTCACCTCATCTATTGTTCAGCTGATGAGGAAATATATGAATGTAGAGGTGCACTTTGAATTTGAGTAA
- the LOC108468451 gene encoding F-box/LRR-repeat protein At1g67190-like isoform X2, translating to MDDVDEFSASTVIAWLMYTRETLRRLFYNVRTSPNVNILEICGRQKLETLALAHNSITGVEPNFQRFPCLKSLSLSHVSISALDLSLLLTACPKLESLELVNLEIAMSDAQVTVELSCPTLKSIYVEAISLDKFMLEADSIERLHLRDCALELFELIGIGTLKYFKIDDVSVIHLDIGETIDNLEVVDVSNFTIIWPKFYQMISRSSKLRKLRLWDVAFDDEDEVVDLETIAVCFPQLKHLALSYELRDGVMHYGLQGSSNLENVMVLELGWTVINDLFSHWVEELLKRCPNLRKMIIFGSVSEVKSHEECQILANFTSSIVQLMRKYMNVEVHFEFE from the coding sequence ATGGATGATGTTGATGAGTTCTCGGCTTCTACTGTTATTGCGTGGCTCATGTATACAAGGGAAACCTTGCGCCGGTTGTTTTATAATGTACGGACTAGTCCGAATGTTAACATTCTTGAAATTTGTGGGAGGCAAAAGCTGGAAACATTGGCACTGGCCCACAATTCAATAACAGGGGTTGAACCTAATTTTCAGAGATTCCCTTGTTTGAAGTCTCTCTCTTTGAGTCATGTTAGTATTTCGGCTTTGGATTTGAGCCTTTTACTTACTGCATGTCCGAAACTTGAGAGCCTAGAACTTGTCAATCTGGAGATTGCAATGTCAGATGCACAAGTGACTGTAGAGTTGAGCTGCCCTACATTAAAGAGTATTTATGTCGAAGCAATTAGTTTGGATAAATTTATGCTGGAGGCTGACAGTATCGAGCGTTTGCACTTGAGGGATTGTGCCCTTGAACTTTTTGAACTGATTGGGATAGGCACTTTAAAATATTTCAAGATTGATGATGTTAGCGTGATACATCTTGACATTGGTGAGACTATCGATAATCTTGAGGTTGTTGATGTCAGTAACTTCACAATCATCTGGCCAAAGTTCTACCAGATGATTTCAAGATCTTCAAAATTGAGGAAGCTTCGGCTTTGGGATGTGGCCTTTGATGATGAAGATGAGGTTGTGGATTTGGAAACAATTGCTGTATGTTTTCCACAGTTGAAACATCTAGCATTAAGTTACGAATTGAGAGATGGTGTCATGCATTATGGTCTCCAAGGGTCTTCTAATTTGGAGAACGTGATGGTGCTGGAGCTTGGATGGACTGTAATTAATGATCTCTTCTCGCATTGGGTTGAGGAGCTGCTAAAACGGTGCCCAAATCTTAGAAAAATGATTATTTTTGGGTCTGTCTCTGAAGTCAAGTCGCATGAAGAATGCCAGATATTGGCCAATTTCACCTCATCTATTGTTCAGCTGATGAGGAAATATATGAATGTAGAGGTGCACTTTGAATTTGAGTAA